A genomic segment from Klebsiella africana encodes:
- a CDS encoding Na+/H+ antiporter has protein sequence MSLIAIVLVFIMAIVVTVFLSHLLPVKVPLPLIQIAAGAALAACGFQVDFDPHIFLLLFIPPLLFLDGWRIPKDAFFRDMKPILSLAIGLVLVTILGIGLFIHWLIPAITVAAGFALAAILSPTDPVAVSAMTASSPLPSRMAHILEGESLLNDASGLVAFNFAIAAVLTGSFSPGDAVVKFFLMAAGGILSGLVVVWVTGKCNNFLVRRTREEPAIQILISLLIPFVAYLLAEAFHVSGILAAVAAGIAMHYEQLSGPRLPATRMKSSAVWSMLQTTLNGMIFLMLGEQLPRMLRTLPAVASQAGVSSPWYLLLYAVAITLALGVMRFAWVWLSMTLTIFRRKRRGKAITIRPRFSIMSVMALAGVKGSVTLAGILTLPVMLADGSPFPGRELLIFLSMAVILMSLVVAAIGLPFMTRYLADDLPHDTGKEDIGAVMTEVAINRLNALLDEPLDDPSEEALRADAGNMLLETYQRRLHYNDNEEGQDVGLELAKRARLEKYMQREVIVAQRQELFRLRRAHNISDTTFYEVLREIDLKEESLR, from the coding sequence ATGTCGCTAATTGCTATTGTGCTGGTCTTTATCATGGCCATTGTGGTGACCGTGTTCCTGTCTCATCTTCTGCCCGTTAAGGTGCCCCTGCCGCTGATCCAGATAGCCGCGGGCGCTGCGCTGGCCGCGTGTGGATTTCAGGTCGATTTTGATCCGCATATTTTTTTGCTGCTGTTTATCCCGCCGCTGCTTTTTCTCGATGGCTGGCGGATCCCCAAAGATGCGTTCTTCAGAGATATGAAGCCTATTCTGTCACTGGCGATAGGCCTGGTATTGGTGACGATCCTCGGCATTGGCCTGTTTATTCACTGGCTTATTCCGGCTATCACCGTGGCGGCGGGATTCGCGCTCGCGGCTATTTTGTCACCTACCGATCCGGTGGCGGTCTCGGCGATGACCGCCAGTTCGCCGCTTCCCTCGAGGATGGCGCATATTCTTGAAGGGGAGTCGTTGTTAAACGATGCTTCAGGCCTCGTCGCCTTTAATTTCGCCATCGCCGCAGTGCTGACCGGCAGCTTCTCGCCGGGAGATGCGGTGGTGAAATTTTTCCTGATGGCGGCCGGGGGGATCCTCAGTGGCCTTGTAGTGGTGTGGGTAACCGGCAAATGCAATAATTTCCTCGTGCGGCGCACCCGTGAGGAGCCCGCTATTCAGATCCTGATAAGCCTGCTTATTCCTTTTGTTGCTTACCTGCTTGCCGAGGCGTTCCATGTTTCGGGGATCCTCGCTGCGGTAGCTGCCGGCATCGCGATGCACTATGAGCAGCTGTCGGGTCCCCGGCTCCCGGCGACGCGCATGAAAAGCAGCGCGGTATGGAGCATGCTGCAGACCACCCTCAACGGGATGATTTTTCTCATGCTGGGCGAGCAGCTGCCGCGTATGCTGAGGACGCTGCCGGCGGTAGCCAGCCAGGCGGGGGTCTCGTCTCCCTGGTATCTGCTGTTGTACGCGGTAGCTATTACCCTTGCGCTTGGTGTGATGCGTTTTGCCTGGGTGTGGCTGTCGATGACCCTAACGATTTTCCGTCGCAAACGCCGGGGTAAAGCCATCACCATTCGTCCGCGATTCAGCATCATGTCCGTGATGGCGCTGGCCGGGGTCAAAGGCTCTGTCACCCTCGCCGGTATCCTCACGCTACCGGTAATGCTGGCGGATGGGTCGCCGTTTCCTGGCCGCGAACTGCTGATCTTTCTCTCCATGGCGGTGATCCTGATGTCGCTCGTCGTGGCGGCGATTGGTCTGCCGTTCATGACCCGCTATCTTGCCGACGATTTACCCCATGACACCGGCAAGGAAGATATTGGCGCGGTGATGACCGAAGTGGCGATCAACCGCCTGAACGCGCTATTGGATGAGCCGCTGGACGATCCCAGTGAGGAAGCGCTGCGTGCCGATGCTGGCAATATGCTACTGGAAACGTACCAGCGGCGACTTCACTATAACGATAATGAAGAGGGGCAGGATGTCGGGCTGGAGCTGGCTAAACGCGCCAGACTGGAGAAATATATGCAAAGGGAGGTCATTGTCGCCCAGCGTCAGGAGCTGTTCCGCTTGCGGCGCGCGCATAACATCAGCGATACGACCTTTTATGAGGTGCTGAGGGAGATTGATCTTAAAGAAGAGAGCTTGCGCTAG